Proteins from one Streptomyces genisteinicus genomic window:
- a CDS encoding ABC transporter substrate-binding protein: protein MVFRTRRLAAASVAAAAATALVAGCASGSGGSSSGASGDTLTLWTHNAGNSAELDVVKKIIKDFNGSQSKYKVELQSFPQTDYNNSVVAAASARKLPCLLDVDGPNVANWAWGGYLAPIDVTGSQVPVEDQLDSTVGTYNDKLYSFGHYDVSLAFFARKSVLDEHGIRIPTMDKPWTKDEFDAALAKLKKSGKFTYPLEMGTGGSGEWWPYAYSPQLQSFGGDLIDRNGYKTATGTLDGKESVEWGDWFQSLVTKGYMAKKSGADPNKDFLAGKSAIQWDGSWNATKNAEKLGDDLAIIPPVDFGKGPKIGGASWQWAMSSTCSNKEGAQEWLKFSRQTKYFVDYAKATSTIPATNEAATQVEDYQPGGRFAVLVQFAQKYATLRPVTPAYPYISTEFQKAAQDILAGADPKNALGQAAKNIDNNLKTNNNYSG from the coding sequence GTGGTGTTCAGAACAAGGCGCCTCGCTGCTGCGAGTGTAGCCGCCGCGGCGGCAACCGCGCTCGTCGCCGGATGCGCGTCCGGCAGTGGCGGGAGCTCGTCCGGGGCCAGCGGTGACACGCTGACCCTGTGGACGCACAACGCCGGCAACTCGGCCGAGCTCGACGTCGTCAAGAAGATCATCAAGGACTTCAACGGCTCCCAGAGCAAGTACAAGGTCGAGCTGCAGTCGTTCCCGCAGACCGACTACAACAACTCCGTCGTCGCCGCCGCCTCGGCCCGCAAGCTGCCCTGCCTGCTCGACGTCGACGGCCCCAACGTGGCGAACTGGGCCTGGGGCGGCTACCTGGCCCCCATCGACGTCACCGGCAGCCAGGTGCCGGTCGAGGACCAGCTCGACAGCACCGTCGGAACCTACAACGACAAGCTGTACTCCTTCGGGCACTACGACGTCTCCCTGGCCTTCTTCGCCCGCAAGTCCGTCCTCGACGAGCACGGCATCCGTATCCCCACCATGGACAAGCCCTGGACCAAGGACGAGTTCGACGCCGCCCTGGCCAAGCTGAAGAAGAGCGGCAAGTTCACCTACCCGCTGGAGATGGGCACCGGCGGCAGCGGCGAGTGGTGGCCCTACGCCTACTCCCCGCAGCTGCAGAGCTTCGGCGGCGACCTGATCGACCGCAACGGCTACAAGACCGCCACCGGCACCCTCGACGGCAAGGAGTCCGTGGAGTGGGGCGACTGGTTCCAGTCGCTGGTGACCAAGGGCTACATGGCCAAGAAGTCCGGCGCCGACCCCAACAAGGACTTCCTCGCCGGCAAGAGCGCCATCCAGTGGGACGGCAGCTGGAACGCCACCAAGAACGCCGAGAAGCTCGGTGACGACCTGGCGATCATCCCGCCGGTCGACTTCGGCAAGGGCCCGAAGATCGGCGGCGCCTCCTGGCAGTGGGCCATGAGCTCCACCTGCTCCAACAAGGAGGGCGCGCAGGAGTGGCTGAAGTTCTCCCGCCAGACCAAGTACTTCGTCGATTACGCCAAGGCGACCAGCACCATCCCCGCCACCAACGAGGCCGCCACACAGGTCGAGGACTACCAGCCCGGCGGCAGGTTCGCGGTGCTCGTCCAGTTCGCGCAGAAGTACGCGACGCTGCGACCGGTCACCCCGGCCTACCCCTACATCTCCACCGAGTTCCAGAAGGCGGCGCAGGACA
- a CDS encoding LacI family DNA-binding transcriptional regulator has product MSERRVTMADVAREAGVSPTTASFALSGRTDMRISDASRERVLEAARQLGYRPNVTARSLRTKSTQTIGFVSDRITTTPFAGDVIRGAMEAARERDNLLFITEAGGDRAAESSLVHALLDRQVDAVIYATMFTRYVTPPKELFGRRVVLLNCLAPGFDAPSVIPDELEAGRDAARALLAAGHTQGIWAIGGHQAVPATPEGIIAGNERMRGLEEVLREGGARLDGVIECDWDTLDGYREVSVLLAAGTRPRALVCLADRVSFGAYQALAEAGLSVPGDVSVISFDDQDIASVLRPALTTLKLPHYQLGRLAVELILRGGPLDPIVHRVPMPLRERSSLGAPAGN; this is encoded by the coding sequence ATGTCCGAACGCCGCGTGACCATGGCCGACGTCGCCCGCGAGGCGGGCGTATCGCCGACGACCGCGTCGTTCGCCCTGTCCGGCCGTACCGACATGCGCATCTCCGACGCCTCCCGGGAACGGGTCCTGGAAGCGGCCAGGCAGCTGGGCTACCGCCCGAACGTCACCGCGCGCAGCCTGCGGACGAAGTCCACGCAGACCATCGGGTTCGTCTCGGACCGGATCACCACCACCCCGTTCGCCGGCGACGTCATCCGCGGCGCCATGGAGGCCGCCCGCGAGCGGGACAACCTGCTGTTCATCACCGAGGCGGGCGGCGACCGCGCCGCCGAGTCCTCGCTGGTCCACGCGCTGCTGGACCGCCAGGTGGACGCGGTGATCTACGCGACGATGTTCACCCGGTACGTCACTCCTCCCAAGGAGCTGTTCGGCCGCCGCGTGGTGCTGCTGAACTGTCTGGCCCCCGGCTTCGACGCCCCCTCCGTCATCCCGGACGAGCTGGAGGCCGGCCGGGACGCGGCCCGCGCCCTGCTCGCGGCCGGCCACACCCAGGGCATCTGGGCGATCGGCGGCCACCAGGCCGTCCCGGCCACGCCCGAGGGGATCATCGCCGGCAACGAACGCATGCGCGGCCTTGAGGAAGTGCTGCGCGAGGGCGGCGCCCGCCTGGACGGCGTCATCGAATGCGACTGGGACACGCTGGACGGCTACCGGGAGGTGTCCGTCCTGCTGGCGGCCGGGACCCGCCCCCGGGCGCTGGTGTGCCTGGCCGACAGGGTGTCCTTCGGCGCCTACCAGGCGCTCGCCGAGGCGGGGCTGTCGGTGCCCGGAGACGTGTCTGTGATCTCGTTCGACGACCAGGACATCGCCTCCGTGCTGCGGCCCGCGCTCACCACGCTGAAGCTGCCGCACTACCAGCTCGGACGCCTGGCCGTGGAGCTCATCCTGCGCGGAGGGCCCCTCGACCCGATCGTCCACCGGGTCCCCATGCCGCTGCGGGAGCGTTCCTCCCTCGGTGCCCCAGCCGGGAACTAG
- a CDS encoding GH32 C-terminal domain-containing protein, with translation MRRRTALRVVSAAVGGAVVPLSFAPAFAATGGQPEGPQKPTARWDFDERSGAVAREAVSGSAAPVDYVFNDARYKPDSDPVRRRGVQGRALYFDGYSTCVTAEGPGKLDLAGGMTVDVWIAPYAYEHGIDGKPQALVNQHDPGARTGFLLGLRRFGQIVFQLGFGTDLVEVKGDPDRPAAKGRWSHVTATYDPAAHQLRLYLDGRLIGTTATPDKAPEPAPGEPLLIGKHNRPTLLNGEFHANMYMGLMDSLAIRPGALDDATAQREHAEKIAALPGHRVPRPDLTHHRSRFDGDRHRPQFHMLPPWHWMNEPHAPVYFKGKYHIFYQHDPLGPFWGQIHWGHAVSTDMVHWRDLPIALAPAADSAGPDGIWSGSACVDGDRGPVLFFTGGDDRLPYRQRTGLAVSTYQTDGDTDLPTWTMRSEPVTEAPANLPAGPGTAWAENFRDPFVWEEDGVWYQLVGSGIVDYDGAQVTRKHGGTALVYTARRPEGPWTYQGPLHWNDLATLPEPGEVWELPVLLPLPGPRGRRTGKHILLICPWWEGFNPNAVKHTYYWIGTFDKREHRFVPDHEKPREFDFGEHFTGPSGFVTPDGRSVVFSITQDRRTEQQHAQSGWAHNAGMPVSVSLRQDGTLGVEPIAEAAGLRGPRLARIRHASVAGANRRLAAVSGDLLDIHAVIEPRGARTITLAVRACADGTEETLLTYDTDERRFLIDRGRSSLDPDVRKGIHGGNVELDGGRLTLRVLLDRSMLEAYVNGTNSITSRIYPTREDATGLRLAADGGSARIVSLDVWRMNGAYDTPTTPAAYDPPRPADVDALPNHDFATGDLTGWTVVSGTTFSDANVTTRTDWGWGGPFYQAETEADPTGHHLWGFNPAGGGDGATGVLRSATVVLGGDGVVDLLVSGGNDPDRLYAAAVRARDGKVLAKATGRSTEQYRRVVFDLSAHIGDRIYIEVVDQADGGWGHINVADVNVPVRRP, from the coding sequence ATGAGGAGAAGAACCGCCCTCAGGGTCGTATCCGCCGCCGTCGGCGGTGCCGTCGTGCCGCTCTCGTTCGCACCCGCTTTCGCCGCCACCGGCGGCCAGCCCGAAGGCCCCCAAAAGCCCACCGCCCGCTGGGACTTCGACGAACGGTCCGGCGCGGTCGCCCGCGAGGCGGTCTCCGGATCGGCCGCCCCGGTGGACTACGTCTTCAACGACGCCCGGTACAAGCCCGACAGCGACCCCGTACGCCGTCGTGGCGTGCAAGGCCGGGCCCTGTACTTCGACGGCTACTCCACCTGCGTCACGGCAGAAGGACCCGGCAAGCTCGACCTCGCCGGAGGCATGACCGTCGACGTGTGGATCGCCCCCTACGCCTACGAGCACGGCATCGACGGCAAGCCCCAGGCGCTGGTCAACCAGCACGACCCGGGTGCGAGGACGGGCTTCCTGCTCGGCCTGCGCCGCTTCGGGCAGATCGTCTTCCAGCTGGGCTTCGGCACCGATCTGGTCGAGGTCAAGGGGGACCCGGACCGGCCGGCCGCCAAGGGCCGGTGGAGCCACGTCACGGCCACCTACGACCCGGCCGCCCACCAGCTGCGCCTCTACCTCGACGGCCGCCTGATCGGCACCACCGCCACCCCCGACAAGGCCCCCGAGCCCGCGCCGGGTGAGCCCTTGCTCATCGGGAAGCACAACCGCCCGACCCTGCTCAACGGCGAGTTCCACGCCAACATGTACATGGGCCTGATGGACAGCCTCGCCATCCGCCCCGGCGCCCTGGACGACGCGACGGCGCAGCGCGAGCACGCCGAGAAGATCGCCGCGCTGCCCGGTCACCGCGTGCCTCGCCCGGACCTGACCCACCACCGGTCCCGTTTCGACGGCGACCGGCACCGCCCCCAGTTCCACATGCTGCCGCCCTGGCACTGGATGAACGAGCCACACGCCCCGGTCTACTTCAAGGGCAAGTACCACATCTTCTACCAGCACGACCCGCTCGGACCGTTCTGGGGCCAGATCCACTGGGGCCACGCCGTCAGCACCGACATGGTCCACTGGCGCGACCTCCCCATCGCCCTGGCCCCCGCCGCGGACTCCGCCGGCCCTGACGGCATCTGGTCGGGATCCGCCTGCGTCGACGGCGACCGCGGCCCGGTCCTCTTCTTCACCGGCGGCGACGACCGGCTGCCCTACCGCCAGCGCACCGGACTCGCCGTGTCCACCTACCAGACGGACGGCGACACCGACCTGCCCACCTGGACGATGCGCTCCGAGCCGGTCACCGAAGCACCGGCGAACCTGCCGGCCGGTCCGGGAACCGCGTGGGCGGAGAACTTCCGCGACCCGTTCGTCTGGGAGGAGGACGGCGTCTGGTACCAGCTGGTGGGCAGCGGCATCGTCGACTACGACGGCGCGCAGGTCACCCGCAAGCACGGCGGAACCGCGCTCGTCTACACCGCACGCCGGCCCGAGGGGCCCTGGACCTACCAGGGGCCGCTGCACTGGAATGATCTCGCCACACTGCCCGAGCCCGGTGAGGTGTGGGAGCTGCCGGTGCTCCTCCCGCTCCCCGGTCCCCGCGGCCGGCGCACCGGTAAGCACATCCTGCTGATCTGTCCGTGGTGGGAGGGGTTCAACCCGAACGCCGTCAAGCACACGTACTACTGGATCGGCACCTTCGACAAGCGCGAGCACCGCTTCGTGCCCGACCACGAAAAGCCCCGCGAGTTCGACTTCGGCGAGCACTTCACCGGCCCGTCCGGCTTCGTCACCCCCGACGGCCGGTCCGTGGTCTTCAGCATCACCCAGGACCGCCGCACCGAGCAGCAGCACGCCCAGTCCGGCTGGGCGCACAACGCCGGCATGCCCGTGTCCGTCTCCCTGCGCCAGGACGGCACCCTCGGCGTCGAGCCGATCGCTGAGGCCGCCGGTCTGCGGGGGCCGCGACTGGCCCGCATCCGGCACGCCTCGGTGGCGGGAGCGAACCGGCGGCTCGCCGCTGTCTCCGGGGACCTGCTGGACATCCACGCCGTCATCGAGCCGCGTGGCGCGCGGACGATCACCCTGGCGGTCCGGGCCTGCGCCGACGGCACCGAAGAGACCCTGCTGACCTACGACACGGACGAGCGCCGCTTCCTGATCGACCGCGGCCGCTCCAGCCTCGACCCGGACGTCCGCAAGGGCATCCACGGCGGCAACGTGGAACTCGACGGCGGACGCCTCACCCTGAGGGTCCTGCTCGACCGCTCGATGCTGGAGGCGTACGTCAACGGCACCAACAGCATCACCAGCCGTATCTATCCCACCCGCGAGGACGCCACCGGCCTGCGGCTGGCTGCCGACGGCGGGTCGGCGCGCATCGTGTCCCTGGACGTCTGGCGCATGAACGGCGCCTACGACACCCCGACCACGCCCGCCGCGTACGACCCGCCGCGCCCGGCAGACGTCGACGCACTGCCCAACCACGACTTCGCCACCGGCGACCTCACCGGATGGACCGTCGTCTCCGGCACGACCTTCAGCGACGCCAACGTCACCACGCGCACCGACTGGGGCTGGGGCGGCCCCTTCTACCAGGCCGAGACCGAAGCCGACCCGACCGGCCACCACCTGTGGGGCTTCAACCCTGCCGGAGGCGGCGACGGTGCCACCGGTGTCCTGCGCTCCGCCACCGTGGTCCTCGGCGGAGACGGCGTGGTCGACCTGCTCGTGTCCGGCGGCAACGACCCCGACCGGCTCTACGCGGCCGCCGTCCGCGCCCGCGACGGAAAGGTGCTGGCCAAGGCCACCGGCCGGAGCACCGAGCAGTACCGCCGTGTCGTCTTCGACCTCTCCGCCCACATCGGCGACCGGATCTACATCGAGGTCGTCGACCAGGCCGACGGCGGCTGGGGTCACATCAACGTCGCCGACGTCAACGTCCCCGTCCGGCGCCCCTGA
- a CDS encoding GH32 C-terminal domain-containing protein: MTQTASATETSLSNPGFETGDLSGWTTTGTAFTGAVTDDPGWGWGCCFNQQGSYHLWGFGAGGDAATGTVTSEPFTLTGTGMVSVLVSGGRNDNDLYAALTTLDGTVLHKATGTDNESYRRVTWDAREHLGKQLRITLVDKATGGWGHINLDDVRVGTDPAPAVTTLSNPGFETGDLKGWTTTGTAFNAAVTDKTGWGWGCCFNHAGTRHLWGYAGGSDAATGTVTSEPFTLTGTGMVSVLVSGGRNDNDLYAALTTLDGTVLHKATGTDNESYRRVTWDAREHLGKQLRITLVDKATGGWGHINLDDVRVGTDPAPNPTVKGLAAHWDFTEGQGTTTREKISQAADPISYVFTDAQYKPNSDPLWRPKNEADGVLSGALLFDGYSTWVTRAADQTQLSTDGLTLEAWVAPRAFEWGDDGKPSVVVNQQDKAAKRGFSLGVGRHGRWQFGIGTGDAWYEVTVPKPAALAAGKWAHLSAVFAPNEGAIRLFLNGEQVAQTAVPTTARLAKADVPLIIGRHNQPAIINGTFAVNMFNGLIDEVKVHNGALTPASVTAGHQKDVQSFAGGTTPKAQMEMDRSRYDGDRYRPGYHFTAPNHWMNEPHAPIQYKGKYHLFYQFNSHGPYWHNIAWGHTVSEDLVHWRDLPVALAPTEDSVAPDGVWSGDAAYDENGAPVLLFTAGNDAQRPNQATGLARPVDPADTDLVEWKMHPTLVTSQTADLNVGAGRKVRFGDFRDPFVWQEGDTWFQLMGSGVQSTDGKDIGGTALLYTSKNLTDWTYSGPLMVGDVAAHPKTGQVWELPTFLPIGKDAQGRERRALLINPAFPAGPGEYSSKYVYYWVGTWDAANRRWTPDTTEPKLMDYGDHFTGPSGTVDDKGRSLVFSIAQDRRTERAHYDAGWAHNAGLPIELSMRPDGDLGFRPVEEVSRLHTGAPLLDITTPTSLADANNRLAGVKGDMLHIKLTMERGSAGTFGLDVLRSPGDEERTRLFYDAPAGQLGVDRTRSGNNSSAEPGFGIHKGPLTLTDNTLTLDVFLDRSMVEAYANNHKSITTRAYPFRQDSLGLRLFGDGSTVKSMTVWKMGNMTD; the protein is encoded by the coding sequence ATGACCCAGACCGCCAGCGCCACCGAAACCAGCCTGTCGAACCCCGGCTTCGAGACCGGCGACCTCAGCGGCTGGACCACCACCGGCACCGCCTTCACCGGGGCGGTCACCGACGACCCGGGCTGGGGCTGGGGCTGCTGCTTCAACCAGCAAGGCTCCTACCACCTGTGGGGCTTCGGCGCGGGCGGTGACGCCGCCACCGGGACGGTGACGTCCGAGCCGTTCACGCTCACCGGCACCGGCATGGTCAGCGTCCTGGTCTCCGGCGGACGCAACGACAACGACCTCTACGCCGCCCTGACCACCCTCGACGGAACCGTCCTGCACAAGGCCACCGGCACCGACAACGAGTCGTACCGCCGCGTCACCTGGGACGCCCGCGAACACCTCGGCAAGCAACTGCGCATCACCCTCGTCGACAAGGCCACCGGCGGCTGGGGCCACATCAACCTCGACGACGTCCGCGTCGGCACCGACCCCGCACCCGCCGTGACCACCCTGTCGAACCCCGGCTTCGAGACCGGCGACCTCAAGGGCTGGACCACCACCGGCACCGCGTTCAACGCGGCCGTCACCGACAAGACCGGCTGGGGCTGGGGCTGCTGCTTCAACCACGCGGGCACCCGCCACCTGTGGGGATACGCCGGCGGCAGCGACGCCGCCACGGGGACGGTGACGTCGGAGCCGTTCACGCTCACCGGCACCGGCATGGTCAGCGTCCTGGTCTCCGGCGGACGCAACGACAACGACCTCTACGCCGCCCTGACCACCCTCGACGGAACCGTCCTGCACAAGGCCACCGGCACCGACAACGAGTCGTACCGCCGCGTCACCTGGGACGCCCGCGAACACCTCGGCAAGCAACTGCGCATCACCCTCGTCGACAAGGCCACCGGCGGCTGGGGCCACATCAACCTCGACGACGTCCGCGTCGGCACCGACCCCGCACCCAACCCGACCGTGAAGGGACTCGCCGCCCACTGGGACTTCACCGAAGGCCAGGGCACCACCACCCGGGAGAAGATCAGCCAGGCCGCCGACCCCATCAGCTACGTCTTCACCGACGCGCAGTACAAGCCGAACAGCGACCCGCTCTGGCGCCCGAAGAACGAAGCTGACGGTGTGCTCTCCGGCGCCCTGCTGTTCGACGGCTACTCCACCTGGGTCACCCGGGCCGCGGATCAGACGCAGCTGTCCACGGACGGCCTGACCCTTGAGGCATGGGTCGCGCCGCGTGCGTTCGAGTGGGGAGACGACGGCAAGCCGTCCGTCGTCGTCAACCAGCAGGACAAGGCGGCCAAGCGGGGCTTCTCCCTCGGTGTCGGCCGGCACGGCAGGTGGCAGTTCGGCATCGGAACCGGTGACGCCTGGTACGAGGTGACGGTCCCCAAGCCGGCGGCCCTGGCCGCGGGCAAGTGGGCGCACCTGTCCGCCGTCTTCGCTCCGAACGAGGGCGCGATCAGGCTCTTCCTCAACGGTGAGCAGGTCGCCCAGACCGCTGTCCCCACCACCGCTCGGCTGGCCAAGGCCGACGTTCCCCTGATCATCGGCCGTCACAACCAGCCGGCCATCATCAATGGCACGTTCGCTGTGAACATGTTCAACGGCCTCATCGACGAGGTGAAGGTCCACAACGGCGCCCTCACCCCGGCCTCGGTCACGGCCGGCCACCAGAAGGACGTGCAGTCCTTCGCGGGCGGTACCACTCCCAAGGCGCAGATGGAGATGGACCGCTCCCGGTACGACGGGGACCGCTACCGTCCCGGCTACCACTTCACCGCCCCGAACCACTGGATGAACGAACCCCACGCCCCCATCCAGTACAAAGGCAAGTACCACCTCTTCTACCAGTTCAACTCCCACGGCCCCTACTGGCACAACATCGCCTGGGGACACACCGTGAGCGAGGACCTGGTCCACTGGCGCGACCTGCCCGTCGCCCTCGCACCCACCGAGGACAGCGTGGCGCCCGACGGGGTCTGGTCCGGCGATGCCGCCTACGACGAAAACGGTGCGCCCGTCCTGCTGTTCACAGCCGGCAACGACGCGCAGCGCCCCAACCAGGCCACCGGTCTCGCCCGCCCCGTCGACCCGGCCGACACCGACCTGGTCGAGTGGAAGATGCACCCCACCCTCGTCACCAGCCAGACCGCCGACCTGAACGTCGGCGCCGGCCGCAAGGTCCGCTTCGGCGACTTCCGCGACCCCTTCGTCTGGCAGGAGGGAGACACCTGGTTCCAGCTTATGGGCTCGGGCGTCCAGAGCACCGACGGCAAGGACATCGGCGGAACCGCCCTCCTCTACACCTCCAAGAACCTCACCGACTGGACCTACTCCGGCCCCCTCATGGTCGGTGACGTGGCAGCCCACCCCAAGACCGGACAGGTCTGGGAGCTGCCCACCTTCCTGCCCATCGGCAAGGACGCCCAGGGCCGCGAGCGCCGGGCCCTGCTCATCAACCCGGCCTTCCCCGCCGGCCCCGGCGAGTACAGCAGCAAGTACGTCTACTACTGGGTCGGCACCTGGGACGCCGCGAACCGCCGCTGGACCCCCGACACCACCGAGCCCAAGCTCATGGACTACGGCGACCACTTCACCGGCCCCAGCGGAACGGTGGACGACAAGGGACGCTCCCTCGTCTTCAGCATCGCCCAGGACCGACGCACCGAACGCGCCCACTACGACGCCGGCTGGGCCCACAACGCCGGCCTGCCCATCGAGCTGTCCATGCGCCCCGACGGAGACCTCGGCTTCCGCCCCGTCGAGGAGGTCTCCCGCCTCCACACCGGAGCACCGCTCCTGGACATCACCACCCCCACCTCCCTCGCCGACGCCAACAACCGCCTGGCCGGCGTCAAGGGCGACATGCTCCACATCAAGCTGACCATGGAACGCGGCAGCGCCGGCACCTTCGGCCTCGACGTGCTCCGCAGCCCCGGCGACGAGGAACGGACCCGCCTGTTCTACGACGCCCCCGCAGGACAGCTGGGCGTCGACCGGACACGCTCCGGGAACAACTCCAGCGCCGAACCCGGCTTCGGCATCCACAAGGGCCCGCTGACCCTCACCGACAACACCCTGACCCTCGACGTCTTCCTCGACCGCTCGATGGTCGAGGCGTACGCGAACAACCACAAGTCCATCACCACCCGCGCCTACCCCTTCCGCCAGGACTCCCTCGGCCTGCGCCTCTTCGGCGACGGCAGCACCGTCAAGTCCATGACCGTCTGGAAGATGGGCAACATGACCGACTGA